A window of the Ostrea edulis chromosome 1, xbOstEdul1.1, whole genome shotgun sequence genome harbors these coding sequences:
- the LOC125681249 gene encoding uncharacterized protein LOC125681249, translated as MEFLKALVILLVVLQGSLSRPASSEDELRVIVGKLERLAASLRQYVVDGNRPEYSMSGIGPLSGSTPEFHIPGTRPLGPWVLDNDELDPSSPTYKWFHKMFGKFLRPYFRSFPSGPYKSEMPLTPRNVVTMLNAWYNDADQMMLKEQTFVNVAGELLDAHFQCATTRVNQIVFYVFKDQVRTMAEDDWKMNTRVRNVLENWITDKAVVDDVAQKIAMAAHGDIMEHIEYFQLDDIMEFLAKMKMLMWKAEQDNWTPVMFDEKLNLLLTDGQCLRLPMSECA; from the exons ATGGAGTTTTTGAAAGCCCTCGTGATTTTGCTCGTAGTTTTGCAAG GTTCGCTATCAAGGCCAGCGAGTTCTGAGGATGAACTACGTGTCATCGTCGGAAAACTAGAGAGACTCGCAGCAAGCTTAAGACAGTATGTAGTTGACGGTAATAGGCCTGAGTATTCCATGAGCGGTATCGGACCACTGAGCGGGTCTACGCCAGAATTTCATATCCCCGGTACCAGACCACTCGGACCTTGGGTGCTCGATAACGATGAACTTGACCCCTCCTCTCCAACATACAAATGGTTCCACAAAATGTTCGGAAAGTTTCTCAGACCATACTTCCGCAGTTTCCCAAGTGGACCATATAAAT CGGAGATGCCGTTAACGCCACGTAATGTTGTTACAATGCTGAATGCGTGGTATAACGACGCTGACCAAATGATGCTCAAAGAACAGACTTTTGTTAACGTTGCCGGAGAGCTCTTGGATGCCCATTTCCAGTGTGCAACGACGAGAGTCAACCAAATAGTTTTCT ATGTGTTCAAGGACCAAGTACGTACCATGGCAGAGGATGACTGGAAAATGAACACTCGCGTGAGAAACGTTTTGGAGAACTGGATAACGGACAAGGCCGTTGTGGACGACGTCGCCCAGAAAATCGCTATGGCAGCGCACGGGGACATTATGGAGCACATTGAATATTTCCAACTCGATG ATATCATGGAATTCCttgcaaaaatgaaaatgctcatGTGGAAAGCTGAGCAGGATAACTGGACACCAGTCATGTTCGATGAGAAACTGAATCTACTTTTGACTGACGGACAATGTCTTCGTCTTCCAATGTCCGAGTGTGCATGA
- the LOC125681288 gene encoding uncharacterized protein LOC125681288 has protein sequence MTTQKTTPAPISTTPASTIDCQDVRSDCRNHLHACEGVFQTWAMTNCARTCGYCYNSPLCEDTADCVHLPSTVCTDPDLQDFAMTSCRKFCRFCNNDTTHSVKMTTQFVPTTTPSASMTSSFTMKIPKTAIP, from the exons ATGACAACCCAAAAAACTACACCAGCCCCGATCTCAACAACACCTGCTTCAACAATAG ATTGCCAAGACGTGCGTAGCGATTGCCGGAACCACTTACATGCCTGTGAGGGGGTGTTCCAAACATGGGCCATGACAAACTGCGCGCGTACTTGTGGATATTGTTACA ATTCTCCACTATGCGAGGACACGGCGGACTGCGTTCACCTGCCCTCTACTGTTTGTACAGATCCAGATCTTCAGGACTTCGCCATGACGTCATGCAGGAAATTCTGCAGATTTT gTAACAATGATACGACACACTCCGTGAAGATGACGACACAATTTGTTCCCACGACAACACCCAGTGCGTCAATGACATCGTCATTTACCATGAAAATTCCTAAAACTGCAATTCCATAG